A region of Oceanicoccus sp. KOV_DT_Chl DNA encodes the following proteins:
- a CDS encoding response regulator transcription factor, with product MKPLTEVIIADDHHLLREGLKILLETTPGYKVVAEANNTQSLLEAVHANTPDVVISDYNMPTGDIISVVRDIKQHTPATKVIILTGVVSGSLYRQLLNIPVDGIFLKEGSMDEILEGLERIINGETVVSATVQEQIEMVNGVLTSREFEVMECVVKGLSNTDISKKLFISAKTVDNHRSNIFKKLGVRSAVELAEYARKHGLLSNG from the coding sequence ATGAAACCTCTCACTGAAGTAATTATTGCTGATGATCACCATCTACTTAGAGAAGGACTCAAGATTCTGCTAGAGACTACCCCTGGGTACAAAGTCGTTGCAGAAGCCAATAATACTCAATCGTTACTTGAGGCCGTGCACGCGAATACGCCAGACGTTGTCATTAGTGACTACAATATGCCTACCGGCGATATTATTAGCGTAGTACGGGATATCAAACAGCACACTCCTGCCACCAAGGTGATTATTCTCACTGGCGTAGTATCGGGCTCGCTTTATAGACAACTGCTCAACATCCCTGTCGATGGCATATTTTTGAAAGAAGGTTCCATGGACGAAATACTAGAAGGTCTCGAGCGCATCATAAATGGCGAAACCGTCGTTTCAGCCACGGTTCAAGAACAGATAGAAATGGTCAATGGTGTATTGACCTCACGAGAATTTGAAGTAATGGAATGCGTCGTTAAAGGCTTGAGCAATACGGATATTTCTAAAAAATTATTTATTTCGGCCAAAACTGTCGACAACCATCGTAGCAATATTTTCAAAAAACTCGGTGTCCGCAGCGCCGTAGAACTAGCCGAATATGCACGTAAGCATGGCCTCCTATCTAATGGCTAA
- a CDS encoding CARDB domain-containing protein — protein sequence METKKHRSTISAIVLLTLLGSTSAQAVQQVEYADMKRAGANPVIVVTGQGNSYTNASSNKLTFHAQAKGRCTWANRYSSVAERLSKPNHQAQHSSDFLASNVIVSIHDGYKNKDRTWSSSMKPISISWTPDKTVRDAAVKSCNDKRDSLIKSGNPPQGRFQGTALVDQVMHQFSFECSTLVSLTPNQVKNFSVAHPIAVQCEKLAPIQATLKLKPTQALPMKIKHLAVVANPKNYSGVCPVNMTFKGTINTEGPGGEIHYRFLSNGKAITGFKSKTIAAGQVITHVSVTQSLDADNTSPQQGKTPKNTDIKMNQGGMQAQQPLGMAPTEKVTLEVRHNNQKRTAEDKYVLNCQQLKVAQLLPDVGGAGPELMPDMTSRQGIKIGQKSSNWGGQITLKQSDFTDTTPRGCLARFSYDAVNIGKADASGFNSRMRLSGKQLHLQKTMDLNKNQSKNISGQILLPAGKYPITASIDDSKAIDESNENNNIFKITVTVPDSCGGGMTPRPSPDATPAKAPRPRS from the coding sequence ATGGAAACAAAAAAACACCGTTCAACTATATCAGCTATTGTATTACTGACACTGCTTGGCTCCACCTCAGCCCAAGCTGTGCAACAAGTAGAATATGCCGACATGAAAAGAGCTGGAGCCAACCCGGTAATTGTCGTTACTGGACAGGGTAATTCGTATACCAACGCCAGCTCCAACAAACTCACATTCCATGCACAGGCTAAGGGCCGCTGCACTTGGGCAAATCGTTATTCTTCGGTTGCTGAAAGATTAAGTAAACCTAATCACCAAGCACAACATTCATCTGATTTTCTAGCGTCAAACGTGATTGTCAGTATTCATGATGGCTATAAAAATAAAGATCGCACCTGGTCGAGTAGTATGAAACCTATCTCCATTAGCTGGACACCCGATAAAACGGTTCGCGATGCCGCTGTTAAATCATGTAATGACAAACGTGATAGTTTAATCAAATCAGGTAATCCTCCTCAAGGCAGATTTCAGGGAACAGCATTGGTGGATCAGGTAATGCATCAATTTAGTTTTGAATGCTCAACGTTAGTCAGCTTGACACCAAATCAGGTGAAAAATTTTAGCGTCGCCCACCCCATTGCGGTGCAATGCGAAAAACTGGCTCCGATTCAAGCAACACTGAAATTAAAACCAACACAAGCGCTACCGATGAAAATTAAACATCTAGCAGTGGTTGCCAACCCCAAAAATTACTCGGGTGTTTGCCCAGTAAATATGACTTTTAAGGGCACTATTAACACAGAAGGCCCTGGAGGAGAAATACACTATCGATTCCTAAGCAATGGCAAAGCGATCACGGGATTTAAGAGTAAAACTATTGCTGCAGGGCAAGTTATTACCCACGTTTCGGTAACGCAATCGCTGGATGCCGACAACACATCACCACAACAAGGCAAAACCCCAAAAAACACAGACATCAAGATGAACCAGGGTGGCATGCAAGCGCAGCAACCTCTGGGTATGGCGCCTACAGAAAAAGTGACACTGGAAGTGAGGCATAACAATCAAAAAAGAACGGCTGAAGATAAATATGTACTAAATTGCCAGCAGCTTAAGGTCGCTCAATTGCTTCCAGATGTAGGTGGCGCAGGCCCTGAACTAATGCCCGACATGACGTCTCGCCAAGGTATCAAAATCGGCCAAAAATCGTCTAACTGGGGCGGCCAAATCACGCTAAAACAGTCTGACTTTACGGACACAACACCGCGTGGCTGCCTAGCGCGCTTCAGTTACGATGCTGTCAACATTGGTAAAGCAGATGCTTCAGGATTTAACAGCCGAATGCGCCTCAGTGGTAAACAGCTGCATCTGCAAAAAACCATGGATCTCAATAAAAACCAATCCAAAAATATCAGCGGGCAGATCTTATTACCTGCAGGAAAATATCCAATCACCGCCTCGATTGACGATAGCAAGGCAATAGATGAAAGCAATGAAAACAACAACATCTTTAAAATTACCGTAACCGTCCCAGATAGTTGCGGCGGCGGCATGACACCTCGACCTAGCCCAGACGCAACGCCAGCCAAGGCACCCCGCCCCAGATCTTAA
- a CDS encoding response regulator transcription factor — protein sequence MEAPLKVIIADDHRLFRESVKMLVESSPDYKVIAEAADARSLLTIMMTEKPDLLISDYHFPDGTITDILPTITRTMDSMRVVILTDGLGSEHLYQQLIDMSVAKILLKESSMDEILSALKKESTQQRLYQ from the coding sequence ATGGAAGCACCACTGAAAGTCATTATTGCTGATGATCACCGCCTGTTTAGGGAGAGTGTCAAAATGCTGGTAGAAAGCTCACCAGATTATAAAGTGATTGCTGAAGCCGCTGATGCTCGCTCCCTATTAACAATAATGATGACAGAAAAACCGGACTTACTGATCAGTGACTACCATTTTCCGGATGGGACGATTACCGATATTTTGCCTACCATAACGAGAACGATGGATTCCATGAGGGTGGTTATTCTAACCGACGGCCTTGGCTCTGAACATTTATACCAGCAACTTATTGACATGTCAGTCGCAAAGATTTTATTAAAAGAAAGCTCTATGGACGAAATTTTAAGCGCCCTCAAAAAGGAAAGTACACAGCAGCGTTTATACCAATGA
- a CDS encoding S8 family serine peptidase → MSQPGSVSVDPSSRAARVPIDTKPAAVVTPPQQSSAATANVENATPTPSIIMQEEQAADSAVIGSPRLSAPILSEGNKLQRGGSLLNQSPPMVPVLINRKTTLAPLRQILITATTSKMAEQQRKQLAQYQLRIASRKSLDGLGLVLSAYRVPDDSDIDELVETVKKLFPDSIIEKNKRYRLLSSKQSYGQKMVGLGVPSRCRKPLQIAMLDSAINTDLSLFSSDRVRFYDVTGTSDLPQDHGSAVASLLISDVEKFPGLLPAAHLQAINVFAYDSEHEPETRTDWILKGLDLLSGLSPTPQAVNLSFGGEHSQLVEYATNKLSNNMLFVAAAGNDGSEQLVYPAAYAHVYAVGAVNARGEKTRQSNYGKHIKLLAPGEDIWTRNGKGAGSYMNGTSFSAPFATAALAVVKSEHHSVDDYVKSLGETPLLDFTSLCKAH, encoded by the coding sequence TTGAGTCAGCCTGGTTCTGTTTCGGTAGATCCTTCCTCGAGAGCAGCCCGGGTCCCCATTGATACCAAGCCCGCCGCTGTAGTCACGCCCCCGCAGCAATCATCAGCAGCAACAGCGAATGTCGAAAATGCGACGCCAACGCCGTCAATTATTATGCAAGAAGAACAGGCAGCGGATAGCGCGGTGATCGGCAGCCCCAGGTTGTCGGCTCCGATATTATCCGAGGGCAATAAACTTCAGCGTGGCGGCAGTTTATTGAATCAGTCGCCACCAATGGTCCCCGTATTAATCAACCGGAAGACAACCTTGGCGCCGTTGCGGCAAATTTTAATTACTGCGACAACGTCAAAAATGGCAGAACAGCAGCGGAAGCAGTTAGCACAATATCAGCTGCGGATAGCGTCTCGAAAAAGCCTCGATGGCTTGGGGTTGGTGTTAAGTGCTTATAGAGTACCGGACGATAGTGATATTGATGAATTGGTTGAGACCGTAAAAAAACTATTCCCGGATTCGATCATTGAAAAAAATAAGCGTTACAGGTTGCTGTCTAGCAAACAGTCATACGGCCAAAAGATGGTGGGTTTAGGCGTACCTTCAAGATGCCGAAAACCCTTGCAGATAGCGATGCTGGATAGTGCTATTAACACGGATCTCTCGCTTTTTTCCAGCGACAGGGTGAGGTTTTATGATGTAACCGGCACCAGTGATTTACCTCAGGATCATGGTAGTGCAGTAGCTAGTTTATTAATCTCTGACGTAGAAAAATTTCCAGGGTTGTTGCCCGCAGCACATTTACAGGCAATCAATGTATTTGCGTATGATAGTGAGCATGAGCCAGAAACTCGAACAGATTGGATTTTAAAAGGTTTGGACTTATTGTCAGGTTTATCGCCAACACCGCAAGCGGTTAACCTCAGTTTTGGGGGTGAGCACAGTCAGTTGGTTGAATATGCCACCAACAAATTATCTAACAATATGCTGTTTGTTGCAGCGGCTGGTAATGACGGCAGTGAGCAGCTGGTTTACCCTGCTGCTTATGCGCATGTGTATGCCGTTGGTGCAGTTAATGCGCGTGGTGAAAAAACCCGACAATCTAATTATGGGAAGCATATTAAACTCCTGGCGCCAGGGGAAGATATCTGGACGCGCAACGGCAAAGGGGCTGGTTCCTATATGAATGGCACCTCCTTTTCAGCGCCATTTGCAACGGCGGCGTTGGCGGTGGTCAAATCAGAACATCATTCAGTTGATGATTACGTAAAATCGCTGGGTGAAACCCCCCTGTTGGATTTTACCAGCCTTTGTAAGGCGCACTAG
- a CDS encoding RNA polymerase sigma factor, whose protein sequence is MTVPSDEDLLADMANGKEQAMEQFYQRYSSVVYQFALKTLHNGADAAEVMNEVMLEVWRKADSFSGKSKVKTWLFSITHHKAVDAVRRKSRHDGQEEFQEETHDLPVCSLQDASSGVEDASKVESCMNQLKNAHRQVVYLTFFEGLAYPEIANILDIPAGTVKTRMMHAKKLLMNCLSRLAGGGDMEMA, encoded by the coding sequence ATGACGGTACCGAGTGATGAAGATTTACTGGCTGATATGGCCAATGGTAAAGAACAGGCGATGGAGCAGTTTTATCAACGCTACTCCAGCGTAGTCTATCAGTTTGCCTTGAAGACCTTACACAATGGCGCTGATGCCGCCGAAGTTATGAATGAAGTGATGCTGGAGGTTTGGCGCAAGGCCGATAGTTTCTCAGGCAAATCCAAAGTAAAAACCTGGCTATTTAGTATTACGCATCACAAAGCAGTAGATGCGGTGCGACGCAAATCCCGCCATGATGGTCAGGAAGAGTTTCAGGAAGAAACCCATGACCTGCCGGTGTGCTCCTTACAGGATGCCAGCAGCGGTGTTGAGGATGCGAGCAAGGTCGAGAGTTGTATGAATCAGTTAAAAAATGCCCATCGACAGGTGGTGTATTTAACCTTTTTTGAAGGGCTGGCTTACCCCGAAATCGCTAATATTTTAGATATTCCCGCCGGTACCGTGAAAACCCGCATGATGCATGCTAAAAAGCTGCTGATGAACTGTTTGTCACGGTTGGCAGGCGGCGGCGATATGGAAATGGCTTGA
- a CDS encoding RNA polymerase sigma factor produces MRLQLATNNIKIQKSSATNEFSNKANVLNDDTDKKLLNAISAGDETAMEVFYKRHSHGVHQFAMKTVLNHHDAAEVLNEVMLEVWKTSKRYSGRSKVTTWLLSITHHKSVDLIRKKSRHDNNEVLDQEFTEEHQPNPATALTMNCDAMLLRQAIQQLPTIHRQVIHMVFFEGCSYPEIATVLNIPVGTVKTRMMHAKAHLLKILNNSADQTMER; encoded by the coding sequence ATGAGACTTCAACTAGCCACTAATAATATTAAAATTCAAAAGTCATCTGCCACGAATGAATTTAGTAATAAAGCAAACGTATTAAATGACGATACTGATAAAAAATTACTCAACGCCATTAGTGCCGGCGACGAAACAGCGATGGAAGTTTTCTATAAGCGGCACAGCCACGGCGTTCATCAATTTGCGATGAAGACAGTATTGAATCACCATGATGCTGCTGAAGTACTTAATGAAGTTATGCTTGAAGTATGGAAGACATCAAAACGTTATAGCGGACGCTCTAAAGTTACTACCTGGCTACTCAGTATCACCCACCATAAATCTGTAGATTTAATCAGAAAAAAATCACGGCATGACAATAACGAGGTCCTTGACCAGGAGTTTACTGAGGAGCATCAACCTAATCCCGCCACCGCATTGACTATGAATTGTGATGCTATGCTACTTCGGCAAGCTATCCAGCAACTGCCTACTATCCATCGTCAAGTTATCCACATGGTATTTTTTGAGGGTTGCAGCTATCCCGAAATCGCTACCGTATTAAATATACCGGTAGGCACGGTTAAGACACGGATGATGCATGCCAAAGCACACTTACTTAAAATACTTAATAATTCAGCCGATCAAACCATGGAAAGATGA
- a CDS encoding hybrid sensor histidine kinase/response regulator, with protein sequence MTANSLKEQQIYNAQVEIIYEQIPTNLFPAIVITSVLSWTIWSTENSYHLTLWLLANFTSIGLRFFSYLSFKNRKAAENQPLNGWARLAFIQLLAYGILWGLMPILFTDINSNQSINLLAVYFFTTAGMIGLTVSHSSFKPMWFAYVIPAAGSMIALLFFSSYPGTNLMALYLILFVFFLFFMMQRNHKSFREIILLKLEYADLMLSLQREKEKSDIANISKSTFLAAASHDLRQPVHAMNLFIEMLQNKSLPDDASLLIDRIATSAASLQSLFNSLLDISSLDAGTVDVNIKNVNIANYIKDLVALHTPEIEEIGLQIEVDVDNVCVLTDPVLLTRILSNLLSNAINHTGHGKITVSAKEQGQSVVVSVKDTGKGIAAENIANIFDEFKQLHNPERDRNKGLGLGLAICSRLATLLDTKINVTSVPEQGSTFSLTLNLGDINEQYVATHKTATTNILLDQYSILIVDDEKDIREAMPMLLDSWGCQNIRAVSDLHETKETIENGFIPDLIISDFRLRNNISGLEVIDHVSALLGYKVRAILITGDTAPESLLRIREAGLIALHKPIISNQLKEAINHALL encoded by the coding sequence ATGACGGCCAATTCACTAAAAGAACAGCAAATCTATAATGCGCAAGTAGAAATTATCTATGAGCAAATCCCAACAAACTTATTTCCGGCAATCGTCATTACATCAGTTCTTTCCTGGACAATATGGTCTACCGAAAATAGCTATCACCTCACACTTTGGTTATTAGCTAATTTCACCAGCATCGGCTTACGCTTCTTTTCCTATCTCTCATTCAAAAACAGAAAAGCCGCAGAGAATCAACCACTGAATGGCTGGGCTAGACTGGCTTTCATACAGTTATTGGCATACGGTATTCTTTGGGGGCTGATGCCAATACTATTTACCGATATCAACAGCAATCAATCGATCAACCTATTGGCCGTTTATTTTTTCACTACTGCTGGCATGATCGGGCTTACTGTTTCACACTCATCATTTAAACCAATGTGGTTTGCCTATGTGATACCAGCGGCAGGCTCAATGATTGCGTTATTGTTTTTTTCTTCCTATCCAGGCACCAACTTAATGGCGCTATACCTCATTCTATTTGTATTTTTTCTTTTTTTTATGATGCAGCGCAACCATAAATCCTTCAGAGAAATTATTCTCCTTAAATTGGAATATGCAGATTTAATGCTGAGCTTGCAGCGAGAAAAAGAAAAATCAGATATCGCCAATATTAGTAAATCTACATTTTTAGCAGCCGCCAGCCATGACTTGAGGCAGCCGGTTCATGCTATGAATTTATTTATTGAAATGTTGCAAAACAAATCACTACCCGATGATGCAAGCTTGCTTATTGATAGAATTGCTACCAGCGCAGCCAGCCTGCAAAGTTTATTTAATAGCCTTTTAGATATCTCCAGCCTGGACGCCGGCACAGTCGATGTGAATATCAAAAATGTCAATATCGCAAACTATATTAAAGATCTAGTCGCTTTGCACACGCCTGAAATTGAAGAAATAGGCTTACAAATAGAAGTTGATGTCGATAATGTCTGTGTATTAACTGACCCGGTACTATTAACAAGAATACTATCAAACCTATTGTCCAATGCGATTAATCATACCGGACATGGGAAGATCACTGTCTCAGCGAAGGAACAGGGTCAATCGGTTGTCGTTTCTGTCAAAGATACCGGCAAAGGCATAGCGGCTGAAAATATAGCCAATATTTTTGACGAGTTTAAACAACTACACAACCCGGAGCGTGATCGCAACAAAGGCCTGGGGCTAGGACTGGCCATCTGTAGCCGCCTGGCCACATTACTAGATACTAAAATAAACGTAACTTCAGTACCAGAACAAGGTTCAACATTCTCATTGACACTAAATCTGGGAGATATTAACGAGCAATATGTCGCCACACACAAAACGGCGACTACCAATATCCTCCTCGACCAATACTCAATTCTGATTGTTGACGATGAGAAAGACATTCGTGAGGCCATGCCTATGCTGCTGGATTCCTGGGGCTGCCAAAACATAAGGGCAGTGAGTGATCTGCACGAAACCAAAGAAACTATCGAAAACGGCTTCATTCCGGATTTAATTATTTCTGACTTTCGCTTAAGAAATAATATTTCCGGGCTTGAAGTTATTGATCATGTATCGGCGCTACTAGGCTATAAAGTGCGGGCCATTTTAATCACCGGCGATACCGCCCCAGAATCTTTATTAAGAATACGCGAGGCTGGATTAATTGCATTACACAAGCCTATTATTTCGAATCAATTAAAAGAAGCCATTAACCATGCATTGCTATAA
- a CDS encoding hybrid sensor histidine kinase/response regulator: MSAIHLMTAKPANEQKIYNAQIEIIYQTIPIHLFTSGSVSLLVAWAVWSQENSLGLTLWLIAGAISIGLRYWSYRAFNMTQHEPLQPLTKWAWLALLQLLVYGFMWGMMPVFFVDLAKDDTAKIIVAYFFTAFIMIGQAVTYSSYKPMWFAYALPATGSMITMLLLHDAADSNLWALYLLMLVLFCISSLQKNHRSIVEVIKLKLEYADLMQQLQQEKEKADRANQSKSTFLASASHDLRQPVHAMNLFIEMLKKKTLPSDATLLIDRIAVSATSLQGLFNSLLDISSLDAGTIEVNNKATNIATLIADLIALNTPEAEKKGLQLRADTDDVNIITDPVLLLRILSNLLTNAINHTDQGSIAVKAKTTDQWVTISITDTGKGIAAKNITHIFDEFSQLHNPERDRNKGLGLGLAICKRLAQLLETDITVSSQEGQGSTFSIKLSLANNTEKIAYDDASVDEEFWIGNVSIMIVDDEKDIREAMPMLLESWGCQQAIAVSDIKEAENAINGALSQTC; this comes from the coding sequence ATGAGCGCGATCCATCTTATGACCGCTAAACCGGCTAATGAGCAAAAAATTTATAATGCTCAAATAGAAATCATCTATCAAACGATCCCCATCCATCTGTTTACCTCAGGATCGGTTTCATTGCTAGTAGCCTGGGCTGTATGGTCACAGGAAAACAGCCTGGGACTAACACTCTGGCTTATTGCCGGCGCCATTAGCATCGGCTTGCGCTACTGGTCATATCGAGCCTTCAACATGACCCAACATGAGCCACTACAACCCTTAACAAAATGGGCCTGGCTGGCCTTGTTGCAGCTGCTGGTGTACGGATTTATGTGGGGGATGATGCCAGTTTTTTTTGTTGATCTTGCTAAGGACGATACGGCCAAAATTATCGTCGCCTACTTTTTTACCGCCTTTATTATGATTGGTCAGGCGGTTACCTATTCATCCTACAAACCCATGTGGTTTGCCTATGCGTTACCCGCAACCGGATCAATGATTACCATGTTATTGCTGCATGATGCCGCTGATTCAAACCTATGGGCTTTATATTTGTTAATGCTGGTATTGTTTTGCATTAGTTCATTGCAAAAGAACCACCGCTCAATAGTAGAAGTGATCAAATTAAAACTGGAATATGCTGATTTGATGCAGCAACTACAACAGGAAAAAGAAAAGGCTGATCGCGCCAATCAAAGCAAATCGACATTTTTGGCATCTGCCAGCCATGATTTAAGACAGCCAGTGCATGCGATGAATTTATTCATTGAGATGCTAAAGAAAAAGACACTGCCCAGTGACGCTACATTGCTTATCGATCGAATTGCCGTTAGTGCCACCAGTTTACAAGGGTTATTTAATAGTCTGTTGGATATTTCAAGTCTTGATGCTGGCACTATCGAGGTTAATAACAAAGCCACTAATATTGCTACCCTCATTGCTGACCTAATAGCACTGAATACGCCTGAAGCCGAAAAGAAAGGATTGCAATTACGAGCTGACACGGATGATGTGAATATAATAACGGACCCGGTTTTACTGCTTAGAATACTGTCAAACTTACTGACCAATGCCATTAACCACACCGATCAAGGCAGCATTGCTGTGAAGGCAAAAACAACTGACCAATGGGTCACTATCAGCATTACAGATACAGGAAAAGGTATTGCAGCTAAAAACATTACACATATATTCGATGAGTTCAGTCAATTGCATAATCCGGAACGCGACCGCAATAAAGGGCTGGGACTTGGTCTAGCTATTTGCAAACGGCTAGCGCAGTTACTGGAAACTGATATAACCGTTAGCTCACAAGAAGGTCAAGGATCTACATTTTCCATTAAGCTATCACTTGCTAATAACACTGAAAAAATCGCCTATGATGACGCCTCAGTGGATGAAGAATTCTGGATAGGCAATGTTTCTATCATGATTGTTGATGATGAAAAAGATATCCGTGAAGCAATGCCCATGTTGTTGGAGTCCTGGGGTTGCCAACAGGCTATCGCTGTCAGCGATATAAAAGAAGCAGAGAATGCCATCAACGGGGCTTTATCCCAGACCTGTTAA
- a CDS encoding nuclear transport factor 2 family protein — MSEQRRILNKQTMGIADGLPLQASEGGIEELRQDIQRLMDMEAIKQLKHRYFRCVDTFNMEEMKTVLHKDVKIRFKGGNYEWNLDDRDQYIANMSYAFTKKSIGQHNGFHPEIQMLSDHEATGIWYLHDNMWIMNHKLKTHGTALYWDRYVKENGQWFIAETAYERLYELNDPITDTLNLSTHYLGTHGADPQ, encoded by the coding sequence ATGAGCGAGCAGCGCCGCATTCTAAATAAGCAAACGATGGGTATTGCCGATGGCTTACCCCTGCAGGCATCCGAGGGCGGTATCGAAGAACTACGGCAGGATATTCAACGGTTAATGGACATGGAAGCAATCAAGCAATTGAAGCACCGCTACTTCCGCTGCGTTGATACCTTCAATATGGAAGAGATGAAAACTGTATTGCATAAAGATGTCAAAATACGTTTCAAGGGCGGCAACTATGAATGGAACCTTGATGATCGCGACCAATATATTGCCAATATGAGCTACGCATTCACCAAAAAATCCATTGGTCAACACAACGGCTTCCACCCTGAAATACAAATGCTCAGTGATCATGAAGCTACCGGTATTTGGTACTTGCACGATAATATGTGGATAATGAATCACAAACTAAAAACCCACGGCACTGCCTTATACTGGGATCGTTATGTAAAAGAAAATGGCCAATGGTTTATTGCTGAAACCGCTTACGAGCGACTATATGAACTTAATGACCCAATCACTGACACCTTAAATTTAAGCACACACTATCTGGGCACTCACGGCGCAGATCCACAGTAA
- a CDS encoding thiolase family protein produces the protein MSKENAVVIVAATRTPMGGMQGDFADVSAPELGSVAIKAALEAASLGGNDIDELYFGSVVSAGLKQAPARQASLAAGVSESVPTTTISKVCGSGMKAIMIGRDQIAAGNADIVMTGGMENMSATPYLLPKVRTGLRLGHGAVVDSLLSDGLEDAYSGGLMGGFGQATADAFNVSREAMDEYALRSLARAQHAITSGFMKNEIAPVTVKTRKGEVVVADDEQPGKAMPEKIPHLKPAFKKDGTVTAANSSSMSDGAAALLLMRESTAAAKGVKPLARIVAQASHAQAPKDFCLAPIGAVTKVLEKAGWSKDDVDLFEVNEAFAVVSMLAIDQLGLDPEKVNINGGACALGHPLGASGARIMVTLIHALKRLGKTKGVATLCIGGGEATAMAIEIL, from the coding sequence ATGAGTAAAGAAAATGCTGTCGTAATTGTTGCCGCTACACGTACCCCAATGGGCGGTATGCAGGGCGATTTTGCCGATGTCAGTGCCCCTGAGCTGGGTTCGGTAGCTATTAAAGCCGCGCTGGAAGCTGCCTCTTTGGGCGGCAATGATATTGATGAATTGTATTTCGGTAGTGTGGTCTCTGCGGGATTAAAGCAGGCGCCGGCCAGACAAGCGTCATTGGCTGCCGGTGTTTCTGAAAGCGTGCCGACTACTACTATTAGCAAGGTCTGTGGTTCCGGCATGAAAGCGATCATGATCGGTCGCGATCAAATTGCAGCAGGCAATGCCGATATCGTGATGACCGGCGGTATGGAAAATATGAGTGCCACGCCTTATTTGCTGCCCAAAGTACGGACTGGCTTACGCCTGGGGCATGGTGCAGTGGTAGATAGTTTATTGAGCGATGGTTTGGAAGATGCTTACTCCGGCGGTTTGATGGGTGGCTTCGGGCAAGCGACGGCCGATGCTTTTAATGTCAGCCGGGAGGCAATGGATGAGTATGCCTTGCGCTCATTAGCGCGCGCTCAACATGCCATAACGTCGGGTTTTATGAAAAACGAAATTGCACCGGTTACAGTAAAAACCCGTAAAGGCGAAGTCGTGGTGGCGGATGATGAGCAGCCAGGCAAGGCTATGCCGGAGAAAATTCCACACTTAAAACCAGCGTTTAAAAAAGACGGTACGGTGACTGCGGCTAATTCCAGTTCAATGTCAGATGGCGCAGCTGCATTATTATTGATGCGTGAATCGACTGCCGCAGCAAAAGGTGTGAAGCCATTAGCAAGAATTGTTGCCCAAGCCAGTCACGCGCAAGCGCCTAAAGATTTTTGTTTGGCACCGATCGGCGCAGTAACTAAAGTGTTAGAGAAAGCTGGTTGGTCCAAGGATGACGTAGACCTGTTTGAAGTGAATGAAGCATTTGCTGTGGTTAGTATGTTGGCTATTGATCAATTGGGGCTTGATCCGGAAAAAGTGAATATCAATGGCGGCGCTTGTGCTTTAGGCCATCCATTAGGTGCATCCGGTGCGCGGATTATGGTGACGTTAATTCATGCATTAAAACGATTGGGTAAAACTAAAGGTGTCGCTACGTTGTGTATTGGTGGTGGTGAAGCAACTGCGATGGCGATTGAAATTTTATAA